Genomic window (Paenibacillus sp. 37):
AGTTTTTCACTTGTACCAGAGGCTTATTGCTGCCTTTGATAATACCAGCCGGAGCTGCTTTTTCCTTTTTGGGCTCGTCCAGACGAGGCAGAGCATTCAGCAATTTAATGGTGTATGGATGTTGAGGGTTACTAAAGATTTCAGCAGTTGTTCCTGTTTCAACAACTTCGCCTTCCTTCATAACAACAACACGGTCACACATACCCGCTACGACACCAAGGTCATGCGTGATCAGCATGATCGATGTTCCCAGCTTTTGCTGCATGTCTTTCATGACATCCAGAATTTGAGCCTGAATTGTAACGTCAAGTGCAGTTGTCGGCTCATCCGCAATCAGAAGGGATGGACGACATGCAAGCGCGATCGCAATCATGGCACGCTGACGCATACCACCAGAGAATTGGTGAGGATAATGATTCATGCGAATAGCCGCATTTTTAATACCTACAAGTTCCAGCATCTCCAAAGCCGCTTTATTCGCCGCTTGTTTGGACATGTTCTGATGCTTGCGCAATACTTCAGTAATTTGTTTACCAACTTTAATGGTAGGATTCAATGAAGTCATTGGATCTTGGAAGATCATACCGATATCTTTACCACGAATCGCTTCCATTTGTTTGTCTGTCTTATTCAGCAGGTCTTGCCCGTGAAAAGTAATTTCTCCGCTTTTGACCTTCGAAGGCGGGGAGGGAATCAATTTCATGATGGTTTGGGCGGTAACACTCTTACCACTACCCGATTCACCTACGATCCCCAGCGTCTCTCCTTTGCCAAGTTCAAAACTCACATGTTTAACGGCATCAAATTCACCAGAACGTGTTGAGAACGACACACTCAGGTCTTTGACAGTTAAAATCGGCTCCATAATCCCACCTCCTGTTTCTATTTACGTAATTTCGGATCTAGTGCGTCGCGCAGACCGTCTCCGAGCAAGTTAAATGCAAGCATTGTAAGAACCATCAGACCTGCTGGGAACCACATCCGCCACGGGAATAGCGTCCAGCCTGTAAGTGCATCATTGATCATAGAACCAAGTGAAGATCTTGGTGCTGATACACCCAATCCAAGGAAGCTCAGGAACGCTTCGGCAAAGATTGCATTTGGAATAGACAATGTCAATGTTACAAGAATCGGTCCTATTGCATTGGGTAGCAAATGACGGAACAATTGACGCCCTGTGCTTGCTCCCATGGACCTTGCAGCAAGAATAAAGTCTCTGTTTTTGAGTTGCATAATTTCACCACGCACAATCCATGACATGCTGATCCAGCCTGTGATGGTGAGGGCAATGATAATCGTTGTCAGACTTGGTTCCAGTACAACCAGCAACAAAATTACAACAAGCATGTACGGCAAGGAGTAAAGGATTTCGGAAAACTTGTTCATAATTCCATCTACACGTCCACCGTAGAAACCCATGATCGCTCCATAAATAACCCCGATAACAAGGTCAATCAAGGCTGCGGCCAAACCTACAGTAAGGGATACACGTGCTCCTACCCAAGTTCTTACCCACACGTCACGACCAAGCTCGTCCGTACCGAACCAGTGCTCCGCACTCGGCGCTGCATTGGCATTCAACAAATCATTGGAATAATAATTATAACTTGTAAACAAAGAAGTTGGACCAATCAAAGAGAAAATCACGACAAGAACCAATACACTCAGACTGATCATAGCAGCCTTATTGGTTGCAAGTCTGTACATGGCATCTTTAAAAAGGGATACACTTTCTTGCGGTTTAACCGCTGCCTGACTAGTCAGGTTCGTGTTCGCCGTTTCATTCTTTTTATTATTCGTGCCAGACAACGTTATGCCCCCTTCCGGCTTTCCAGCTTAATTCTAGGATCAATCAGCACGTAAGCGATATCCGTAAAGAAACGAGCCAACATCAGGAGGATACCATAGAAAATCGTAATCCCCATGATCATAGTGTAATCACGGTTTGTGATACTCTCTACGAATACTTTACCAATTCCCCCGATGTTAAAGATCTGTTCAATTACAACGGAACCTGTGATGATATTCGCTGTCATTGGACCAACATAAGTTACTACTGGTAGAATACCGTTTCTTACAACGTGTTTAAACATAATTGCAGGCCATTTCAGACCTTTGGCTTTAGCTGTTTTGATATAATCTGCATGTAATACTTCAAGCATGCTTGAACGCGTCAAACGAGCGATAAAAGCAATCGGAGATGCAGATAGCGCTGCAACCGGAAGAACATAATCCAATGGACCATCAAAGCCCATAACGTTAAACCAGCCTAACTTAGTAGCAAAGAGGTACTGCAATAGTGAGGCAAGCAAGAAGCTCGGAACAGCTATCCCTATGACAGCCAGGATCATCGTGATATCATCAATGAGTTTACGATGGTAAACTGCAGCAATAAGGCCCAGCAGAACACCCACGATAATGGAGATAACAATTGCAAATACTCCAAGCTTCAGCGAAGCGGTGAATGTTTCGCCGATCATTCCGGCTACATCTCGATTGAGATATTTCATTGAGACTCCGAAATCTCCCTTAATGATTCCACCCATATACTTCAGGTATTGTTCATACATCGGTTTGTCCAATCCATACTTCTGTTCCAGCAAGACCCGAATTTCAGGCGACACTTTTTTCTCGGATGTAAAAGGGTCACCCGGAATAGCCTTCATCAGGAAGAAGGTTGCAGATGCGAGTATGAAAAGCGATAGCAGCATAAATAATAGTTTTTTCAACACATACTTAACCAACCCTTGCACACCTCCACAAACAATATTTTGTATACAAATCGATTGTAGAATTAGACAGAAATAAAGTCCAATCCATTTATCGGAAATTTCAAGAATTATAAGGAAAATCGGTACACATACAAAAAATCGGGATATATATGGCATTCCACATATATATCCCGAAGTATTCATATTAGACTTCAGAACAACTTATTTCTCTTCCAGATATGCACGCGTGAAGTCAATAGCTCCACTGAAATCAAGTTGTACGCCTTTCAGGTAAGGCTTGGTCAAAGATACGTTAGTGTAGTAATAGATTGGCATAACGCCCATTTCATCTTGAATCAGGATTTTCTCAGCGTCAGCAAATGCAGCCATACGTGCAGCTGGATCAGCAGATTTTACAGTTTCTTTAACATCTTTGTCATACTGTTCGTTGCTGAATTTGGAATCATTGTTTGTGTTTCCAGTAGTCCACATTTCCAAGAAGTTGTATGGATCGTTGTAGTCAGCAGACCAACCTGCACGAGCTACTTGGAAGTTTTGGTTTTGACGGTTCTCAAGGAATACGCCCCACTCTTGGTTTTCTGTTTTCACATCAACACCAAGATTTTGTTTCCACATGTCAGCAACCGCCAAAGCGATTTTTGCGTGACCATCACTAGTGTTGTAGATCAACGTAACAGCTGGCAATGTTGTGTAACCTTCTTCTTTCATACCTTCAGCAAGCAATGCTTTAGCTTCTTCCACATTTTCTGTGAAGTAATCGTCTTTGTGCTCATCACGGAATTCGCCGTTTTCACCACGGATACCTGGAGGTACAAAGCCGAATGCTGGAATTTGTCCACCTTGTGTAACTTTGTCAACAATCAGCTGACGTTGAATTGCCATTGCAAATGCTTTACGGATTTTAACGTTGTTAAATGGTGCTTCGTTTACGTTGAACTGATAGTAGTACGTACTTGCAATACCAGTAGCTTTGAACTCGTCCGGCAATTCCGCTTTTACAGAAGGAATTTGGTCGGATGGAATTTCACCGTTAGGTGCACCAGTGTAGTCCAATTGTCCTGATTTGTAAGCTTGCAGCTCGGAAGCACTGCTGTTTGTCAGAGACATATCGATTTGAGCCAATTTAATATCGGCAGCTGCATGATAACCATCGTTTTTCTTCACAACAATTTTTTGACCTTTAGAATATTGATCCATTACAAATGGTCCGTTAACAATCATGTTTTTGTAGTCTGTGAAGAATTTGTCATTTGTGTCAGCAGATGCATGTACTGGGTAGTACGTGTAGAATGCTGTCAGACCTAAGAAGTAAGGTGTTGGGTTTTCCAACGTTACTTCCAATGTGTGCTCATCAGTAGCTTTAACGCCTACTTGTGAAAAATCTGTGACTTTAGTACCTTTGTATGTTTCATCTTTGCTGAGGTTGTAACCTTCAGCACCTTTGATGTAGTACAATTGGTAAGCATATGGAGAAGCTGTTTCCGGTTTCAAAGCACGTTCCCAAGAACGAACAAAGTCTTCGGCAGTGATTGCATCACCGTTGCTCCATTTAGCATCCGGGTTCAGGTTGAAAACATATTTCAAACCATCTTCGGAGATTGTCCAGTCTTTAGCTACGCCTGCTTGTTCTTTACCATCAGCATCGATGCGTACAAGACCTTCGTACAAGAATTTCAAAACTGTGTTGGTTTGGCTGTCTTTTGCTTGAGCCGGGTCCAACGTAGGAGGTTCAGCTGACAGGTTGATTTTCAGAATTTGATCTTTAGCAAGACCATTTCCTTCGTTTGCAGAACCAGTATCGGTGTTACCTGTGCCTTCGTTTTTCGATCCGCACGCTGCAAGTACGGTACCGAACGCCAAAATCAGCGTCAAAAGGACTAATAGACTTTTCCTTTTCATCTAACACGTTCCCCCTAAATTGATATGGTTTATATGTTTATAGATTATACAACCACCGGTCAAAAAAATCTACATTACTTTTTCAGAAAGTAATGTTTTTTTCAGTATTCGACAAAATCGACACATTTTTTGCCTCTTTTGCGTTATGTAACCTTACATCTGTTTCATTAAGTATCTAAATAATCCAAATAAAGTAAACAAAATATACCCAAAACTCATAATGATGAAGGCCATGCGCCATACGGCCCGGAACATTCTCCCCCCATCGACCTTCCCCTTTAGTCGATTTTGCGCACCTCCGATAAATCCAAGTGCTAGTAGTATGAGTAATAATGTCAGATAAAAACCAAAACTCGAATCAAATGTTAAGTTGAATAACGCCGATACTGAAAAAACAAGAAAAAAAGTAGTTACATCCATTGCCATCCGCATGGCGTTCCGTTTGTCTTTTTTCCATACGTACATGCCCCAATAGACAAGAAAGAACGGAAAAAAGGGCAATATGCTCAACACAATAAAAAGTCCCATTAATTCACT
Coding sequences:
- a CDS encoding ABC transporter permease, whose translation is MTSQAAVKPQESVSLFKDAMYRLATNKAAMISLSVLVLVVIFSLIGPTSLFTSYNYYSNDLLNANAAPSAEHWFGTDELGRDVWVRTWVGARVSLTVGLAAALIDLVIGVIYGAIMGFYGGRVDGIMNKFSEILYSLPYMLVVILLLVVLEPSLTTIIIALTITGWISMSWIVRGEIMQLKNRDFILAARSMGASTGRQLFRHLLPNAIGPILVTLTLSIPNAIFAEAFLSFLGLGVSAPRSSLGSMINDALTGWTLFPWRMWFPAGLMVLTMLAFNLLGDGLRDALDPKLRK
- a CDS encoding DUF3397 domain-containing protein, which gives rise to MGLFIVLSILPFFPFFLVYWGMYVWKKDKRNAMRMAMDVTTFFLVFSVSALFNLTFDSSFGFYLTLLLILLALGFIGGAQNRLKGKVDGGRMFRAVWRMAFIIMSFGYILFTLFGLFRYLMKQM
- a CDS encoding ABC transporter permease encodes the protein MVKYVLKKLLFMLLSLFILASATFFLMKAIPGDPFTSEKKVSPEIRVLLEQKYGLDKPMYEQYLKYMGGIIKGDFGVSMKYLNRDVAGMIGETFTASLKLGVFAIVISIIVGVLLGLIAAVYHRKLIDDITMILAVIGIAVPSFLLASLLQYLFATKLGWFNVMGFDGPLDYVLPVAALSASPIAFIARLTRSSMLEVLHADYIKTAKAKGLKWPAIMFKHVVRNGILPVVTYVGPMTANIITGSVVIEQIFNIGGIGKVFVESITNRDYTMIMGITIFYGILLMLARFFTDIAYVLIDPRIKLESRKGA
- a CDS encoding ABC transporter substrate-binding protein, whose product is MKRKSLLVLLTLILAFGTVLAACGSKNEGTGNTDTGSANEGNGLAKDQILKINLSAEPPTLDPAQAKDSQTNTVLKFLYEGLVRIDADGKEQAGVAKDWTISEDGLKYVFNLNPDAKWSNGDAITAEDFVRSWERALKPETASPYAYQLYYIKGAEGYNLSKDETYKGTKVTDFSQVGVKATDEHTLEVTLENPTPYFLGLTAFYTYYPVHASADTNDKFFTDYKNMIVNGPFVMDQYSKGQKIVVKKNDGYHAAADIKLAQIDMSLTNSSASELQAYKSGQLDYTGAPNGEIPSDQIPSVKAELPDEFKATGIASTYYYQFNVNEAPFNNVKIRKAFAMAIQRQLIVDKVTQGGQIPAFGFVPPGIRGENGEFRDEHKDDYFTENVEEAKALLAEGMKEEGYTTLPAVTLIYNTSDGHAKIALAVADMWKQNLGVDVKTENQEWGVFLENRQNQNFQVARAGWSADYNDPYNFLEMWTTGNTNNDSKFSNEQYDKDVKETVKSADPAARMAAFADAEKILIQDEMGVMPIYYYTNVSLTKPYLKGVQLDFSGAIDFTRAYLEEK